From a region of the Agromyces ramosus genome:
- a CDS encoding gluconokinase: MSAASVTVPRVVVMGPSGAGKSRIGAALADRLAARFPALDFIDSDALHPESNVEKMRAGVPLDDDDRAPWLLLVGESLTEGRGGRVIACSALRRAYRDLIRRGCPDAAFIELVVPLDELADRVAHRPGHFMPAALLSSQLDALEPLGDDERGARVENSGDVDTVVARAIAALQPGW; this comes from the coding sequence ATGAGCGCGGCATCCGTCACCGTCCCCCGTGTCGTCGTCATGGGGCCGAGCGGCGCGGGCAAGTCGCGCATCGGCGCCGCGCTCGCCGACCGGCTCGCCGCCCGGTTCCCGGCCCTCGACTTCATCGACTCCGACGCGCTGCATCCCGAGTCCAACGTCGAGAAGATGCGGGCGGGGGTGCCACTCGACGACGACGATCGCGCGCCGTGGCTGCTCCTCGTGGGCGAGTCGCTCACCGAAGGTCGGGGCGGGCGCGTGATCGCCTGCTCCGCGTTGCGGCGCGCCTATCGTGACCTCATCCGGCGCGGATGCCCCGACGCCGCCTTCATCGAGCTCGTCGTGCCGCTCGACGAGCTCGCGGACCGCGTCGCGCACCGCCCCGGACACTTCATGCCGGCCGCCCTGCTCTCGTCCCAGCTCGACGCGCTCGAACCGCTCGGCGACGACGAACGCGGCGCCCGCGTCGAGAACTCCGGCGACGTCGACACCGTGGTCGCGCGCGCGATCGCCGCACTCCAGCCGGGCTGGTAG
- the gndA gene encoding NADP-dependent phosphogluconate dehydrogenase, which translates to MPETPQSANIGVVGLAVMGSNLARNLASREGNTVAVFNRSPERTRTLTSEHPEAGFVAAEGYDEFVASLAKPRTAIIMVQAGKGTDAVISELVSRFEPGDIIVDGGNANFHDTIRREAEISPTGIHFVGAGISGGEEGALKGPSIMPGGSAEAYETLGPILSSIAAVAEGEPCVTHVGTDGAGHFVKMVHNGIEYADMQLIAEAYDLIRQGTGKSPTDIADIFAEWNTGELESYLIEITAEVLRQTDAATGEPLVDVILDEAGAKGTGAWTVQNALELGVPTSGIAEAVFARSLSSKRAQREAASDLPGPSAEWKVADADADAFIEDVRRALYASKIIAYSQGFDEIVSGAEQFGWNVHKGDIAKIWRAGCIIRARFLNRIAEAYADNPSLVVLVSAPYFRDAVAGTQESWRRVVAIAAQAGIPTPAFSSSLAYYDGLRAARLPAALIQGQRDFFGAHTYQRVDKPGVFHTLWSGDRSEIETTPSSH; encoded by the coding sequence GTGCCTGAAACCCCCCAGTCAGCAAACATCGGCGTCGTCGGCCTCGCGGTGATGGGGTCGAACCTCGCCCGCAACCTGGCGAGCCGCGAAGGCAACACGGTCGCCGTGTTCAACCGTTCGCCCGAGCGGACCCGCACACTCACCTCCGAGCACCCCGAGGCCGGGTTCGTCGCCGCTGAGGGCTACGACGAGTTCGTCGCCTCGCTCGCGAAGCCCCGCACCGCGATCATCATGGTGCAGGCCGGCAAGGGCACCGACGCGGTCATCTCCGAGCTCGTCTCCCGCTTCGAGCCGGGCGACATCATCGTCGACGGCGGCAACGCGAACTTCCACGATACGATCCGCCGCGAGGCCGAGATCAGCCCGACCGGCATCCACTTCGTCGGCGCCGGCATCTCAGGCGGCGAAGAGGGCGCCCTCAAGGGCCCGTCGATCATGCCCGGCGGCTCCGCCGAGGCCTATGAGACGCTCGGCCCGATCCTCTCCTCCATCGCCGCGGTCGCCGAGGGCGAGCCGTGCGTCACGCACGTCGGCACCGACGGCGCGGGCCACTTCGTGAAGATGGTGCACAACGGCATCGAGTACGCCGACATGCAGCTCATCGCCGAGGCCTACGACCTCATCCGCCAGGGCACTGGCAAGTCGCCGACCGATATCGCCGACATCTTCGCCGAGTGGAACACCGGCGAGCTCGAGAGCTACCTCATCGAGATCACCGCCGAGGTGCTCCGCCAGACCGATGCCGCCACGGGCGAGCCGCTCGTCGACGTCATCCTCGACGAGGCCGGTGCGAAGGGCACCGGCGCCTGGACCGTGCAGAACGCCCTCGAGCTCGGCGTGCCCACGTCGGGCATCGCCGAGGCCGTGTTCGCCCGCAGCCTCTCCTCCAAGCGCGCGCAGCGCGAGGCGGCATCCGACCTCCCCGGCCCCTCGGCCGAGTGGAAGGTCGCCGACGCCGACGCCGACGCGTTCATCGAAGACGTGCGCCGCGCGCTCTACGCCTCGAAGATCATCGCGTACTCGCAGGGCTTCGACGAGATCGTCTCGGGCGCCGAGCAGTTCGGCTGGAACGTGCACAAGGGCGACATCGCGAAGATCTGGCGCGCCGGATGCATCATCCGCGCCCGCTTCCTGAACCGCATCGCCGAGGCCTACGCCGACAACCCCTCGCTCGTGGTGCTCGTCTCCGCACCGTACTTCCGCGACGCCGTCGCCGGCACCCAGGAGAGCTGGCGCCGGGTCGTCGCGATCGCCGCACAGGCGGGCATCCCGACGCCCGCGTTCTCGTCGTCGCTCGCCTACTACGACGGCCTCCGCGCCGCGCGCCTCCCCGCGGCCCTCATCCAGGGCCAGCGCGACTTCTTCGGCGCGCACACGTACCAGCGCGTCGACAAGCCGGGCGTCTTCCACACGCTCTGGTCGGGCGACCGCTCCGAGATCGAGACGACGCCCTCCTCGCACTGA
- a CDS encoding DUF202 domain-containing protein encodes MMRVHAVAATGDPGLQPERTALSWSRTALALAVNALLSMRAGLVAGEPWLVAVGAVLFASSGVAVAIGTVRRRQLSGDRLVITPPRGALVGVAVATLVASAGGVASVFVGGAS; translated from the coding sequence ATGATGCGCGTGCACGCGGTGGCGGCGACCGGGGATCCCGGCCTCCAGCCCGAGCGCACGGCGCTCTCGTGGAGCCGAACGGCGCTCGCGCTCGCGGTGAACGCCCTGCTGTCGATGCGCGCGGGTCTCGTCGCGGGCGAGCCGTGGCTCGTCGCCGTCGGGGCGGTGCTGTTCGCGTCATCCGGGGTGGCCGTGGCCATCGGCACGGTGCGGCGCCGGCAGCTCTCGGGCGACCGGCTCGTGATCACTCCCCCGCGCGGCGCCCTCGTCGGCGTCGCGGTGGCGACCCTCGTCGCGAGTGCCGGCGGAGTCGCATCCGTCTTCGTCGGAGGCGCCTCATGA
- a CDS encoding YidH family protein — protein sequence MPEPAWRHDGEEPDYRFTLANERTFLAWIRTALALLAGGVLLHQFATELDPRPVVTVLAVGLGVVAGVLSVMSYTRWRGNEIAIRRGRPLPFSWVLPGLAAVCLLTSAVLVVLLLLT from the coding sequence ATGCCGGAACCGGCCTGGCGGCACGACGGCGAGGAGCCCGACTACCGCTTCACGCTCGCGAACGAGCGCACCTTCCTCGCGTGGATCCGCACGGCGCTCGCGCTGCTCGCGGGCGGCGTGCTGCTCCACCAGTTCGCGACGGAGCTCGACCCCCGGCCGGTGGTGACGGTGCTCGCCGTCGGCCTCGGTGTCGTCGCGGGCGTGCTGAGCGTCATGTCGTACACGCGCTGGCGCGGCAATGAGATCGCGATCCGCCGTGGCCGCCCCCTGCCGTTCAGCTGGGTGCTGCCCGGGCTCGCCGCAGTGTGCCTCCTCACGAGCGCGGTGCTCGTGGTGCTGCTGCTGCTGACGTGA